The DNA segment TGGAACGTGGCCAGCGCCGGATCACGGTCAATTACGCCAAGCGTCAGCAGGGGCGCAAGATGTATGCGGCGCAAAGCAGCCATTTGCCGTTGAAGATCAACATGGCCGGCGTTATACCGCCGATCTTTGCCTCGAGCATTATTCTGTTTCCCTCCACCTTGCTGGGGTGGTTTGGCGGCAGTACCGACGGGGCGGCAGGTATCCTGCAGGATATCTCCACCATGATGTCGCCTGGGCAGCCGCTGTATGTGTTGCTCTATGCTGTTGCGATTATATTTTTCTGTTTCTTCTATACGGCGTTGATGTTTAACCCGAAAGAAACAGCAGACAACCTGAAGCGTTCCGGTGCCTTTGTCCCCGGCATTCGCCCCGGTGAACAGACGGCCCGTTATATCGATTCGATTCTGGGGCGTTTGACCCTGGTTGGCGCGGTATATATCACCGCCGTCTGCCTGTTACCGGAATTTTTGATTCTGGCCTGGGGGGTTCCGTTCTATTTTGGCGGGACCTCGCTGCTGATTGTGGTCGTGGTTGTGATGGACTTCATGGCCCAGACCCAGTCGCTGCTGATGTCGCATCAGTACGAAAGCTTGATGAAAAAGGCCAACCTGAAGGGCCAGGGTCCCTCGGGCATGTTGCGCTGAACAACCTGAACCTGGGCAGGGGTATAAACCCCGGCCCCGCCAGACAGGGTCCCCTCGGGGGCCACGAGTGAAAGACCTCTGTATCCCGCGTCGACGGGCTGATCATCCAGCCTGAGGGGCGGCCCGAGCTGAACTGGAATTTGGAGAGACTGCGATGAAAGTGCGTGCATCAGTCAAGAAAATGTGCCGGAACTGCAAGATCATCAAGCGCAATGGCGTGATCCGGGTGATCTGTACCGATCCGCGCCACAAACAGCGCCAGGGCTGACCCGGCGCGAGTGAAAAAACGGAAAAAGCCTTGCTAGGGCAGGCAGTTAGCGATTAAAATTGCCCGTTTCGCAAGGCCTGGTTGGGAATTGTTAAATAAAGATTTGAACGTTTAGGAGTAAGGCTAGATGGCCCGTATTGCAGGCATCAACATCCCGGTGAACAAGCACGCGGATATCGCGCTGACGTCGATTTACGGCATTGGCCGTACCCGCGCCCGGAAGATTTGTGACGACGCGGGGATTGACCCGAGCACCAAGATTCGTGATCTGGATGACGACGCGGTCGAGAAACTGCGTAACGAAGTCGGCAAGATCAGCGTGGAAGGTGATCTGCGTCGGGAAGTATCTATGAATATCAAACGGTTGATGGACCTGGGTTGCTACCGTGGAATCCGTCATCGCCGTGGATTGCCGCTGCGCGGCCAACGTACCCGGACCAATGCCCGTACCCGTAAGGGACCGCGCAAACCGATTAGACGATAAGTTTCATTAAATTAGGTTTCTGGAAATATGGCAACCAAAGCTAAAGCTACTCGTACACGTAAAAAAGTCAAACGCGATGTCTCCGACGGGATTGCTCACGTCCATGCATCATTTAATAACACGATCGTGACTATCTCTGATCGTCAAGGCAATGCGCTGTGCTGGGCGACTGCCGGTGGCTCCGGCTTCCGCGGTTCGCGCAAGAGCACGCCGTTTGCCGCCCAGGTTGCCGCCGAACGTTGCGGTGAGATGGCGCAGGAATATGGAATGAAAAATCTGGAAGTCTGGGTCAAGGGCCCGGGTCCGGGACGCGAATCCGCCGTACGTGCATTGAATGCAAAAGGCTTTCGTATCACCAACATCGCAGACGTGACGCCCATTCCGCATAATGGTTGCCGTCCTCCGAAGAAACGTCGCGTATAAGCGGGAGAGAATACCTTGGCTAAATATATTGGTTCAAAATGCCGCCTGTGCCGCCGTGAAGGCGAAAAACTGTTTTTAAAGGGCGAGAAATGCTACGGCAGTAAATGTGCGATTGAAAATCGCCCGTTTCCGCCGGGGCAACACGGTCAGCGCCGTGGTCGTTTGTCCGACTACGCGACCCAGCTGCGTGAAAAGCAGAAAATGCGTCGCTCCTACGGCATCATGGAAAAACAGTTCCGCGGGTATTACAAACAAGCCGATCGTCTCAAAGGCTCGACCGGTGACAATCTGTTGCAATTGCTGGAATGCCGTCTGGACAATGTTGTTTTCCGCATGGGTTTTGGTGCTTCCCGTTCCGAGGCGCGTCAACTGGTTCGGCACAATGCGATTACCGTTAACGGTCGCAAGGTGAACATCCCTTCCATGCAGATCCAGGCAGGCGATGTTGTTGCTGTTGCGGAAAAAGCCCGCAATCAGCTGCGCATCAAGGGCGCCACCGAAGCTGCCCAGAACCGGGGATTTGCCGAATGGCTGGAAGTCGATACCGACAAGCTGACGGGTACGTTCAAGAGCGTACCGGAACGCAGCGAATTGCCGACTGATATCAAAGAACACCTGGTCATCGAACTGTACTCCAAGTAATCAGTTTGAGCACGACACAGGGACTTTTGAACATTAAATTGAGAGGACATAGATGACGGCCTCAGTATCAGATTTTCTGACTCCGCGAATTGTTGATATTCAGCAAATCAGCGATACCCATGCCAAAGTCACTCTCGAGCCGCTCGAGCGTGGCTTTGGACATACTCTGGGTAATGCCCTGCGTCGAATCCTGCTGTCTTCGATGAGCGGCGCCGCCATCACCGAAGTGGAGATCGAGGGTGTCCTGCATGAGTACACCACTATTGAAGGTGTTCAGGAAGATGTCGTTGACATCCTGCTGAATCTCAAGGGTGTTGCCCTGCGAATGGAGGGCGAGGACGAAGCCACCCTGACGCTGAACAAAAAAGGCCCCGGTCAGGTTACTGCCGCGGATATTCAGCTGATTCAGAATGTAGAAGTAATCAATCCGGATCATGTGCTGGCCAATCTGACCAAGGAAGGCGAGTTGAACATGACTCTCAAGATTACCCGTGGGCGGGGTTATGAAGCCGCCAATACCCGGGGTGACGAGGAAGAAGAGGATCATCCCATCGGTCGCCTGCAACTGGATGCGAGTTTCAGCCCGATACAGCGTGTTGCCTACGTGGTCGACAGCGCGCGTGTTGAACAGCGTACCGATCTGGACAAGCTGACAATCGAACTTGAAACCAACGGCACTATCGATCCGGAAGAAGCGATCCGCGGTGCGGCAACGATTCTTCAGGACCAGCTCTCTGCCTTTGTCGATCTGCGTGGCAAGGAAGAGACCAGCCCCGCCGAGCAGGAACCGGAAATCGATCCGATTCTGTTGCGTCCGGTCGACGATCTGGAGCTGACTGTCCGCTCCGCCAACTGCCTGAAGGCAGAACAGATTTACTACATCGGTGATCTGATTCAGCGCACCGAAGTGGAACTGCTCAAAACACCGAACCTGGGCAAGAAGTCCCTGACCGAAATCAAGGACGTGCTGGCCTCCCGTGGATTGTCACTGGGTATGCGCCTGGAAAACTGGCCGCCGGCAAGCCTGAAGGACAAGGAAGCTTCCTGAAGCTTCTGACTGTTTAACGAATCTAGTTTAGGATTTAGAACCATGCGTCACCGTCAAAGTGGTCGAAAGCTCAACCGGAACAGCCCGCATCGCAAGGCGATGTACCGTAATATGTCGGTTTCCCTGTTCCAGAATGAATTGATCCGCACCACCTTGCCCAAGGCCAAGGAATTGCGGCGCACAGTCGAACCCTTGCTCACGCTGGCCAAGACGGACAGTGTGGCCAACCGTCGCCTGGCGTTCAACCGCCTGCGCGATCGCGAGGCCGTGACCAAACTGTTCAACGAACTGGGTCCACGCTATCAGGAACGTCCCGGCGGTTACCTGCGGATTCTCAAGTGCGGTTTCCGTACTGGCGACAACGCACCGATGGCCTATGTCGAACTGGTCGATCGCCCGGCACCGGAATCTTCCGCCGAGGAAACTGCAAGCGAAAACGCCGAAGCCTGAACTACGGGTTCAGTTTCAGAGTAAAAAGCCGGGCAATGCCCGGCTTTTTTGTTTGTGTCGCTGCCTCGACAAATAACAGGAACCACTGAATACACTGAAGACCACCGAAGACACCGAAAATAAAAATTCAGTGAGTTCAGTGTCAATCGGTGTTTTCGGTGTAACTCACACCGTCAGCAGTTGATGGTGGAAAGTTCGCTGTTCGAGTGAATGGGGGAATGGGGATGATTGTTTTATTCACTGATTTTGGCTATGAGGGACCCTATGTCGGGCAGATGAAGGGCGTGCTGGCCCGACATGCCCCGAATGTGCCGGTCATCGATCTGATGCACGATGCCCCGGTATTCAATCCTCGTGCTGCAGCCTATCTGCTGGCTGCGTTATGTGAGCCATTCCCGGAGCAGGCGGTGTTTGTTTCAGTGGTGGATCCGGGCGTCGGGCATCCGCATCGGCGACCGGTCATCGTGCGGGCAGACAACCGCTGGTTTGTCGGACCCGCTAACATGCTGTTCAATACGGTGATCAAACTGGCCGGGGAGGTTGAGGTTTGGGAAATCACCTGGCGTCCGCCGCAACTGTCCGACTCCTTCCACGGCCGGGATCTGTTCGCGCCGGTGGCGGCGCAACTGGCGCTGGGGCGCATGCCGGAGGCCGAACAGATTTCCGTCACGGACTTGCTGAGTCTCGACTGGCCGTCGGATCTGTACGAGATCATCTATTTCGATCACTATGGCAACGCCATGACCGGGATCCGTGCCGACGCACTCAGCAGCGATCAGCAATTGCTGATCGGCGAGCAGAAACTCTATTACGCGCGGACCTTTTCCCTGGCGGAAAAGGGCCGGCCGTTCTGGTACCGTAATTCATCGGGGCTGGTGGAATTGGCGATGGACAGCGACAGTATTCGCGAACATCTGCGACTTCAGATTGGCGAGACCATCAAGCTGGCTGACGAAGATTAGTGCTGCCGATGAAAGATGACTTCGGTCATCAGCCGACCTTCGAACCACGCCTCGATGGTCAACTTTCCCGTTTGACGTTGTATTGTCAGACCGGGGCGGGCGGCGGGTTGTATCGCGCCCGCTGCAAGCAGTTCAGCCGGATAATGCATCCGCAAGGTGACATGATAAGGATAGTAGCCGTCGAGAAAGCGGCGGTGATAGGGACCGTTGATCAGCTTGTATGTTTCCCCTTCCTTGTAAAATACCCGGATCCGGGCCTCGACGCAGAGACGGTTGTTGCGTTGCAGATCGGTCATCTGTATCGAGTTGGCGATCACTTCTGCATGGCCGATGTTGTGGTTTTCCACGATTCTCAGGTCACGCATTTGCTGGTATTGATAGGTCACTTCCAGTTCCGGGACCGGATCCAGGTTCTCGTGACACTGGCGCAGTTTCAGCCAGCCATTTTGTAACGTACCGGGTTCGATCCAGAAGGTATTGTCCGAATGGGGCACCGGTTTGTCCGGCGGGGTGGCCAGAAACTCGAGTTCGCCCATATTGACTTGAAATTCGGGTGGCGTCAGCTCGTCGCTTTCCAGCCACTCCAGTTGTTCGGGCGTCGGCTCGGCCGCAGAGACGCTGCCTGCCAGCAACGGAATGACCAGCCCAAAAGTATTTCGTAATGTCATGTCAACAGCATAGCGATTGATTGACTGTTTGTCAGATCACGAAAAAATCCGGGGAGCACAGCTAACCACCGAAACACCGAAGACACCGAAACTCACCGAATGATTATTTTCGGTGTTGTCGGTACTGGGTTATCGGTGTCTTCGGTGGTTTATTGCTAAAAGGCTATGCGCGCTTCTTTTCGCGTTTCTGCCGGGCCTCGAGCACCGGCTTGAGATAAACGCCGGTATGTGAGTTTTGGTGTTCGGCCACTTCTTCGGGCGTGCCGGCACAGACCAGGGCACCGCCCTTGTTACCGCCTTCGGGCCCCATGTCGATGATCCAGTCAGCGGTTTTGATCACATCCAGATTGTGCTCGATGATGACGATGGTGTTGCCGTGATCGCGCAGGCGGTGCAGGACGGCCAGCAGCTGTTCGATGTCGTAAAAGTGCAGGCCGGTGGTCGGCTCATCCAGAATATACAGGGTATTGCCGGTGTCGCGCTTGGACAGCTCGCGCGCCAGCTTGACCCGCTGCGCCTCGCCGCCGGAGAGGGTGGTGGCGTTCTGACCCAGTTTGATATAGGTGAGGCCCACATCCATCAGGGTCTGCAGCTTGCGCTTGATCGCCGGCACGGCGTCGAAAAAGCTCAGGGCATCCTCGACGGTCATTTCCAGCACTTCATAGATGTTCCTGCCCTTGTATTTGATCTCCAGCGTCTCGCGGTTGTAGCGCTTGCCCTTGCAGACATCGCAGGGCACGTAGATATCCGGTAGAAAGTGCATCTCCACCTTGATCACGCCGTCGCCCTGGCACGCCTCGCAGCGCCCGCCCTTGACGTTGAAGCTGAAGCGTCCCGGGTTGTAACCTCGTGCGCGAGCCTCCTGGGTGCCGGCGAACAGCTCCCGGATCGGGGTAAACAGCTGGGTATAGGTGGCCGGGTTGGAGCGGGGCGTGCGGCCGATGGGGCTCTGGTCGATGTCCACCACCTTGTCGAACTGGCCGAGGCCGACGATCTCGTCGCAGGGCGCCGGTTCCTGGCCCGCCTGGTTGATCTCGGCGGCGGCGTGCAGATAGAGAGTGTCGTTGATCAGGGTCGATTTGCCCGAGCCGGAGACCCCGGTGACGGCGGTCATCAGCCCCACCGGGATGTCGATTGTCACATTCTGCAGATTGTTACCCCGGGCGCCGCGGATCGACAGCCAGCGCTCCCCGGTGGGGGTGCGTCGGGCCGGGACGGCAATGGCCTTGTGGCCTGACAGGTACTGGCCGGTCAGGGAGTCGGGGCTCGCCATAATCTGCTGTGGCGTGCCCTGAGCCACGATATGGCCGCCGTGGGCGCCGGCCCCGGGGCCGATATCCAGTACGTGATCGGCGCTCAGAATCGCCTCCTCGTCGTGCTCTACCACGATCACGGTGTTACCCAGGTCCCTTAAATGATAAAGGGTATTGAGCAGCCGGCTGTTATCCCGCTGGTGCAGGCCGATGGAGGGCTCGTCGAGCACGTACATGACCCCCACCAGCCCGGCGCCGATCTGGCTGGCCAGGCGGATACGCTGCGCCTCGCCGCCGGAGAGGGTGTCGGCGCTGCGATCCAGGCTCAGATACTCCAGTCCCACGTTGACCAGGAAGTTAAGCCGCAAGGTGATCTCCTTGAGGATTTTCTCGGCAATCTTGCCGCGTCGGCCGGGCAGCTCGAGGGTACTGAAAAAATGATGCGCCGTATCGATGGCCATGGCGGTGACATCGGGCAGGGTCTTGTCGGTGACAAACACATGCCGGGCCTGGCTGTTCAGCCGGGTGCCGTGGCACTCGGGGCAGGCCTGATGATTCAGGTATTTGGCCAGCTCCTCGCGCACCACGTTGGACTCGGTCTCGCGATAGCGGCGCTGCATGTTGGGAATGACCCCCTCGAACGGCTGGCGCTTTTTGTGCTCGCCGCCGCGCTCGTTGAAATAGACAAATTCAATCTTCTCCTCGCCACTGCCGTGGAGAATGATCTGCTGCAGCGATTGCGGCAGATCCTCGAAGGCGGCGTCCATGTCGAAGTCGTAATGGCGCGACAGCGACAGCAGCATCTGGAAGTAATAGACATTACGCCGGTCCCAGCCGCGGATGGCGCCGCTGCTCAGGCTCAGTTCCGGGTGGCTGACCACCCGCTGGGGATCGAAATACTGGCGCATGCCCAGGCCGTCGCAACCGGGGCAGGCGCCGGCAGGATTATTAAACGAGAACAGCCGCGGCTCCAGCTCGCTCAGCGAGTAGCCGCAGACCGGGCAGGCGTAGTTGGCGGAGAAGACCAGATCCGGGTGGTCGTCGTCCATCCAGGCGACCCGGATCACGCCGCCGCCCAGATTCAGTGCGGTCTCGATGGAGTCGGCCAGCCGGGTCTGCAGATCGGCGCGCACCTTGAAACGATCCACCACCGCCTCGATGGTGTGCTTGCGCCGCTTGTCCAGGTTGGGCAGATCATCCAGTTCCACCACCTCGCCGTCGACCCGGGCGCGGATATAGCCCTCGGCGCGCAGGGTGTCGAACACCTGGTCGTGCTCGCCTTTGCGATTGTCAATCACCGGCGCCAGCAGCATCAGCCTGGTAGCCTCGGGCAGGGCGAGAATGTGGTCCACCATCTGACTGACGGTCTGTGCGTCGAGCACAATGTCATGTTCCGGGCAGCGCGGCTCGCCGGCACGGGCGAACAGCAGGCGCAGATAGTCATAGATTTCAGTGATGGTGCCGACCGTGGAGCGGGGGTTGTGCGACGTGGACTTCTGCTCGATCGAGATGGCCGGAGACAGCCCCTCAATGTGATCCACATCGGGTTTTTCCATTACCGACAGGAACTGGCGCGCATAGGCGGACAATGATTCCACGTAACGGCGCTGGCCCTCGGCATAGATGGTGTCGAAGGCGAGCGACGACTTGCCGGAACCGGACAGGCCGGTAATCACGATCAGTTTGTCGCGCGGCAGATCCAGATCGATGTTCTTGAGATTGTGGGTGCGGGCACCCTTGATGTGGATCGTGTCCATGAATTCTTCCTGCTACAGCCAAACACGCTACTATACGACGTTTTCGCCATCACGGGGAAGCCGATACGTTGTTTCTGTGATCGGGGGACGAGGCAGGTTGCTCATGATGGTGTCATTTTGACTTTACGCGGTACTGGCGCACTTCATCCCTGTACCGGCATTGGGAATGCGTATTTGGTGGGCTTGCCGGGTCAGTGTTTCCCGGGCGGGAGGTTCCTGCTAACATCGGCTTTTTACCGATAGTCTGACTGGGACTATCCCGCTTTTCTCAAGCTGGACTTCTCCTGAACTTAATCAATGCACGATAACGCGATGACCAAAGGCGAGCGGCGCATTGCGCTGGTCCTGGCCGGGGTATTCTCCTCCCGCATGCTGGGGCTGTTCATGATCCTGCCGGTCTTCACCCTCTACGCCCACGAGTTGCACGGCTATACCCTGACCCTGGCCGGACTGGCTCTGGGCATCTACGGCCTGACCCAGGCACTGCTGCAGATTCCCCTGGGCATGCTCTCCGATCGCATCGGCCGCAAGCCGGTGATCCTCGGCGGCCTGCTGGTGTTCGCGCTTGGCAGCGTCATTGCGGCCCTGTCAGATTCCATGTGGGGGGTGATCCTGGGCCGGGCCCTGCAGGGCGCCGGCGCCATTGCCAGTGCGGTGCTGGCGCTGGCGGCGGACCTGACCCGCGAGGAACACCGGCTCAAGGTCATGGCCCTGATCGGCATCAGCATCGGGCTCTCCTTTGCGCTGGCCATGGTGGTCGGACCGCTGCTGCACGGCTGGTTCGGGGTGCCGGGGATTTTCTGGGTTACGGCGGGCCTGGCCGCGCTGGGCATCGTGCTGGTGCTGCGGGCGGTACCGAGACCGGTCAGTGTGCGCTTTCACCGCGACACCGAGGTGGAGACGACCTCGCTGGGTCAGGTGCTGCGCGATACCCAGCTGCTGCGGGTTGACGCCGGGATTTTCATCCTGCATCTGCTGTTGATGGCCAATTTCGTGGTGGTGCCGGGGCTGCTGGAGCAGCGCTTCGGCCTGCCCGGGGCCAGCCACTGGCGGGTCTATCTGCCGGTACTGTTCCTGTCGATGCTGGTGATCATGCCGTTTATTTTCCTGGCCGAGAAAAAACGCATGGTAAAACAGATACTTGTCTTCGCCGTCGGGCTGATGCTGGCGGTCCAGGCCGCTCTGGCGTCGGGCATCGACTCTATGGCGGGCATGGTCTTCGTGCTATGGTTGTTTTTTGTGGCGTTCAACCTGCTGGAGGCCAGCCTGCCGTCCCTGGTGGCCAAACTGGCGCCGGTGACCCGCAAGGGCACGGCCATGGGCGCCTACACCACGGCGCAGTTTCTGGGGGTGTTTGTCGGCGGGACGGCCGGCGGCTGGCTGGCGGAGCACTATACGCTGACCAGCCTGTTCCTGTTTAATATGGCCCTGGCGGGGATCTGGCTGCTGCTGGTGGTCAGCATGCGTCAGCCGTCTTATTACACCAGCCAGCTGTTGAATGTGGGCAACCTGGACGAGCAGCAGGCCGAGGAGCTGGTCCGCAAATTGAGCGCAGTGCCGGGGGTAATCGAAGCCATTATTGTTGCCGAGGAGGGCGTCGCCTACCTCAAGGTCGACAAGCCGAAACTGGATCAAACAGCGCTGTTTGCCTATTCGGTAACAGCACAAGGCTGAACATCAGCGTAATCATTGCACGAAGGGAGAGGACGAACATGGCAAGGGGCATTAATAAAGTAATTCTGGTAGGCAACCTGGGGCGCGATCCGGAAGTGCGCTATTCCGCCAACGGCGCGGCGATTGCCAATGTGTCGATCGCCACCTCCGAAAGCTGGAAAGACAAGAACACCGGCGAACAGGTGGAGAAGACCGAATGGCACCGGGTGGTGATGTTCCGCCGCCTGGGCGAGATTGCCGGCGAGTACCTGAAGAAGGGCTCCAAGGTCTATATCGAAGGTAAACTGCAGACCCGCAAGTGGCAGGACAAAGAGGGCCACGATCGCTACACCACCGAGATCGTCGCCAACGAAATGCAGATGCTCGACTCGCGCGGCGGCGGTACCGCCAATTTTGACAACAACTACGACAGCGGTCAGAGCAGCAGCGGTGGTGGTGCCGGTAGCGGTGG comes from the Thiohalophilus sp. genome and includes:
- a CDS encoding MFS transporter: MHDNAMTKGERRIALVLAGVFSSRMLGLFMILPVFTLYAHELHGYTLTLAGLALGIYGLTQALLQIPLGMLSDRIGRKPVILGGLLVFALGSVIAALSDSMWGVILGRALQGAGAIASAVLALAADLTREEHRLKVMALIGISIGLSFALAMVVGPLLHGWFGVPGIFWVTAGLAALGIVLVLRAVPRPVSVRFHRDTEVETTSLGQVLRDTQLLRVDAGIFILHLLLMANFVVVPGLLEQRFGLPGASHWRVYLPVLFLSMLVIMPFIFLAEKKRMVKQILVFAVGLMLAVQAALASGIDSMAGMVFVLWLFFVAFNLLEASLPSLVAKLAPVTRKGTAMGAYTTAQFLGVFVGGTAGGWLAEHYTLTSLFLFNMALAGIWLLLVVSMRQPSYYTSQLLNVGNLDEQQAEELVRKLSAVPGVIEAIIVAEEGVAYLKVDKPKLDQTALFAYSVTAQG
- the uvrA gene encoding excinuclease ABC subunit UvrA produces the protein MDTIHIKGARTHNLKNIDLDLPRDKLIVITGLSGSGKSSLAFDTIYAEGQRRYVESLSAYARQFLSVMEKPDVDHIEGLSPAISIEQKSTSHNPRSTVGTITEIYDYLRLLFARAGEPRCPEHDIVLDAQTVSQMVDHILALPEATRLMLLAPVIDNRKGEHDQVFDTLRAEGYIRARVDGEVVELDDLPNLDKRRKHTIEAVVDRFKVRADLQTRLADSIETALNLGGGVIRVAWMDDDHPDLVFSANYACPVCGYSLSELEPRLFSFNNPAGACPGCDGLGMRQYFDPQRVVSHPELSLSSGAIRGWDRRNVYYFQMLLSLSRHYDFDMDAAFEDLPQSLQQIILHGSGEEKIEFVYFNERGGEHKKRQPFEGVIPNMQRRYRETESNVVREELAKYLNHQACPECHGTRLNSQARHVFVTDKTLPDVTAMAIDTAHHFFSTLELPGRRGKIAEKILKEITLRLNFLVNVGLEYLSLDRSADTLSGGEAQRIRLASQIGAGLVGVMYVLDEPSIGLHQRDNSRLLNTLYHLRDLGNTVIVVEHDEEAILSADHVLDIGPGAGAHGGHIVAQGTPQQIMASPDSLTGQYLSGHKAIAVPARRTPTGERWLSIRGARGNNLQNVTIDIPVGLMTAVTGVSGSGKSTLINDTLYLHAAAEINQAGQEPAPCDEIVGLGQFDKVVDIDQSPIGRTPRSNPATYTQLFTPIRELFAGTQEARARGYNPGRFSFNVKGGRCEACQGDGVIKVEMHFLPDIYVPCDVCKGKRYNRETLEIKYKGRNIYEVLEMTVEDALSFFDAVPAIKRKLQTLMDVGLTYIKLGQNATTLSGGEAQRVKLARELSKRDTGNTLYILDEPTTGLHFYDIEQLLAVLHRLRDHGNTIVIIEHNLDVIKTADWIIDMGPEGGNKGGALVCAGTPEEVAEHQNSHTGVYLKPVLEARQKREKKRA
- a CDS encoding DNA-directed RNA polymerase subunit alpha, coding for MTASVSDFLTPRIVDIQQISDTHAKVTLEPLERGFGHTLGNALRRILLSSMSGAAITEVEIEGVLHEYTTIEGVQEDVVDILLNLKGVALRMEGEDEATLTLNKKGPGQVTAADIQLIQNVEVINPDHVLANLTKEGELNMTLKITRGRGYEAANTRGDEEEEDHPIGRLQLDASFSPIQRVAYVVDSARVEQRTDLDKLTIELETNGTIDPEEAIRGAATILQDQLSAFVDLRGKEETSPAEQEPEIDPILLRPVDDLELTVRSANCLKAEQIYYIGDLIQRTEVELLKTPNLGKKSLTEIKDVLASRGLSLGMRLENWPPASLKDKEAS
- the rplQ gene encoding 50S ribosomal protein L17, which produces MRHRQSGRKLNRNSPHRKAMYRNMSVSLFQNELIRTTLPKAKELRRTVEPLLTLAKTDSVANRRLAFNRLRDREAVTKLFNELGPRYQERPGGYLRILKCGFRTGDNAPMAYVELVDRPAPESSAEETASENAEA
- a CDS encoding SAM-dependent chlorinase/fluorinase, which gives rise to MIVLFTDFGYEGPYVGQMKGVLARHAPNVPVIDLMHDAPVFNPRAAAYLLAALCEPFPEQAVFVSVVDPGVGHPHRRPVIVRADNRWFVGPANMLFNTVIKLAGEVEVWEITWRPPQLSDSFHGRDLFAPVAAQLALGRMPEAEQISVTDLLSLDWPSDLYEIIYFDHYGNAMTGIRADALSSDQQLLIGEQKLYYARTFSLAEKGRPFWYRNSSGLVELAMDSDSIREHLRLQIGETIKLADED
- the rpmJ gene encoding 50S ribosomal protein L36, with amino-acid sequence MKVRASVKKMCRNCKIIKRNGVIRVICTDPRHKQRQG
- the rpsM gene encoding 30S ribosomal protein S13 — protein: MARIAGINIPVNKHADIALTSIYGIGRTRARKICDDAGIDPSTKIRDLDDDAVEKLRNEVGKISVEGDLRREVSMNIKRLMDLGCYRGIRHRRGLPLRGQRTRTNARTRKGPRKPIRR
- the rpsK gene encoding 30S ribosomal protein S11; protein product: MATKAKATRTRKKVKRDVSDGIAHVHASFNNTIVTISDRQGNALCWATAGGSGFRGSRKSTPFAAQVAAERCGEMAQEYGMKNLEVWVKGPGPGRESAVRALNAKGFRITNIADVTPIPHNGCRPPKKRRV
- the rpsD gene encoding 30S ribosomal protein S4: MAKYIGSKCRLCRREGEKLFLKGEKCYGSKCAIENRPFPPGQHGQRRGRLSDYATQLREKQKMRRSYGIMEKQFRGYYKQADRLKGSTGDNLLQLLECRLDNVVFRMGFGASRSEARQLVRHNAITVNGRKVNIPSMQIQAGDVVAVAEKARNQLRIKGATEAAQNRGFAEWLEVDTDKLTGTFKSVPERSELPTDIKEHLVIELYSK
- the ssb gene encoding single-stranded DNA-binding protein produces the protein MARGINKVILVGNLGRDPEVRYSANGAAIANVSIATSESWKDKNTGEQVEKTEWHRVVMFRRLGEIAGEYLKKGSKVYIEGKLQTRKWQDKEGHDRYTTEIVANEMQMLDSRGGGTANFDNNYDSGQSSSGGGAGSGGGQPEPVPMGDFDDDIPF